Part of the Pseudodesulfovibrio hydrargyri genome is shown below.
CTGCTGACCCTGACGGCCCTGGCCCTGATCGGTGCCGGACTGGCCTCCCCGGCCCGCGCCGAGTCCGTGCGCCTGACCTATTCCAGCTTCTTCCCGCCCACGCACATCCAGTCCAAACTGGCCGAGCAGTGGTGCAACGAGGTGGAGATGCGCACGAACAAGGCGGTCATCATCGACTTCTACCCCGGCGGCACCCTGAGCCCCGCCAAGCAGTGCTACGACGGCGTGGTCGAGGGCATCTCCGACATCGGGCAAAGCGCCCTGGCCTACTCGCGCGGCCGCTTCCCGGTCATGGCCGCCGTGGACCTGCCCATGGGCTACCAGAGCGGGGTCCAGGCCACGGCCGTGGCCAACGCGGTCTACGACAAATTCTCGCCCGCCGAATTCGACGACGTGGTGCCCATGTACTTCCACGCCCACGGCCCGGGCCTGCTCTTCACCGTGGAGAAGCCGGTCAAGACCCTGGCCGACCTCAAGGGCCTCAAGATCCGCTCCACCGGCAACTCGGCCAAGCTCATCGAGGCGCTGGGCGGCACCCCGGTGGCCCAGCCCATGCCCGCCTCCTACCAGTCCCTGCAAAAGGGCGTGGTCGACGGCTCGGTCCATCCCATGGAGTCCAACAAGGGATGGAAACTCGGCGAAGTGGTCAAGCACTGCACCCAGTCCCAGTGCGTGGGCTACACCACCACCTTCTTCATCGTCATGAACAAGCGCAAATGGAACGAGATTTCGCCCGAGAACCAAAAGATCATCGAGCAGATCAACCGGGAATGGTCGGTCAAGCACGGCCAGGCCTGGGACGCCTCGGACGCCGAGGGCAAGCAGTTCCTGGCCTCCAAGGGCGGCGACTTCACCGAACTCGATCCCGCCGAGGCGCAACGTTGGGTGCAGGCCGCCCGGCCGGTGCTCGACGGCTACGCCGACGGCGAGGGCAAGGCCGTGGACGGCAAGGCCGTGGTCGAATTCATCCAGGCCGAGATGGTCAAAACCCCGTAAGCCGAGTCAACGAAGCGGCTTCTCTGCGGACATGCGCCCCGGTTCCAAGCGGCAATACGGAACCGGGGCCGCACTGCGGAGAAGAGCGTTCGCGGGCAGGGCCCGGGCATTGCATGGGCAGGGGGGAGACTGCGGACTCCTCCCCGACCCCATGCGGCCATCCCGGGATTCACCCGGTCCGCCCTGAAACAACCGATTACAAGACAGGGCGGGACCGGTTCCCGCCCCGCTCATGGTGCAAAGGATTGAAAATGGAAGAAGCCAAGCGGCCGCTCCACATCACGGAAAAGATCATGCGCGTCATCGCGGCCGCCTGCCTGGTGGGCATGGCGGCCATGACCGGCGCGGACGTGTTCCTGCGCGGGGCGTTCAACACCCCCATCTTCGGCTGCGAGGAGATCGTGGCCATCCTCGGCGTGGTCGCCGTGGGCTTCGCCCTGCCATACGCCCACTACCAGAAGAGCCACATCGGCGTGGAAATCCTGGTCCGCCGCCTGCCCAAGCGGGTCCGCGACGGGGTGGGCCTGGCCACCAACCTGGCCACCCTGGCCCTGGTCTCGATCATCACCTGGCGCATGTTCCTCTACGCCGGAACCCTGGCCGAATCCGGCGAGGTCTCCATGAACCTGGAGCTGCCCGAGTACTACGTGGTCTACGTCCTGTCCTTCGGCTTCTTCGTCTACGCCCTCTGCCTGCTGGCGGACGTGGTCAAATTCTTCACAAAGCGGGGGGCCTAGCCATGGATCCGACCACCGCCGGAATCATCGGCATCTGCATCATGGTCTTCCTGTTCATGACCAGGATGCCCGTGGCCTTCGTCATGATGCTCGTGGGATTCGTCGGCTTCTCGCTGCTGACCTCCTGGCGGGGCGGGCTCAACCTGATGAGCCGCAACATCTACGACGCCTTCGCCTCCTACGAACTGTCGACCATCCCGCTGTTCATCCTCATGGGCCAGATCGCCTTCAACTGCGGCATCTCCCGGCGGCTCTACCAGACCGCCTACCGCTTCCTGGGCAACACGCGGGGCGGGCTGGCCATGGCCACGGTCTCGGCCTGCACCGCCTTCGGCGCGGTCTGCGGATCCAGCCCGGCCACGGCCGCGACCATGTCCACGGTGGGCATCCCGGAGATGAAGCGCTACGGCTACGCCAACTCCCTGGCCGCCGCCTCGGTGGCCTCGGGCGGAGGGCTGGGCATGATCATGCCGCCCTCGGTAGTCCTGATCATCTACGGCGTGCTCACCGAGCAGTCCATCGGCGCGCTC
Proteins encoded:
- a CDS encoding TRAP transporter small permease, producing the protein MEEAKRPLHITEKIMRVIAAACLVGMAAMTGADVFLRGAFNTPIFGCEEIVAILGVVAVGFALPYAHYQKSHIGVEILVRRLPKRVRDGVGLATNLATLALVSIITWRMFLYAGTLAESGEVSMNLELPEYYVVYVLSFGFFVYALCLLADVVKFFTKRGA
- a CDS encoding TRAP transporter substrate-binding protein; the protein is MRKILLTLTALALIGAGLASPARAESVRLTYSSFFPPTHIQSKLAEQWCNEVEMRTNKAVIIDFYPGGTLSPAKQCYDGVVEGISDIGQSALAYSRGRFPVMAAVDLPMGYQSGVQATAVANAVYDKFSPAEFDDVVPMYFHAHGPGLLFTVEKPVKTLADLKGLKIRSTGNSAKLIEALGGTPVAQPMPASYQSLQKGVVDGSVHPMESNKGWKLGEVVKHCTQSQCVGYTTTFFIVMNKRKWNEISPENQKIIEQINREWSVKHGQAWDASDAEGKQFLASKGGDFTELDPAEAQRWVQAARPVLDGYADGEGKAVDGKAVVEFIQAEMVKTP